In one Gossypium hirsutum isolate 1008001.06 chromosome D09, Gossypium_hirsutum_v2.1, whole genome shotgun sequence genomic region, the following are encoded:
- the LOC107892182 gene encoding WD repeat-containing protein WRAP73 isoform X1, whose translation MEFTEAYKQTGPCCFSPNARYIAVAVDYRLMIRDTLSFKVVQLFSCLDKISYIEWALDSEYILCGLYKRPMRQAWSLTQPEWTCKIDEGPAGIAYARWSPDSRHILTTSEFQLRLTVWSLVNTACVHVQWPKHGSKGVSFTKDGKFAAICTRRDCKDYINLLSCHSWEIMGVFAVDTLDMTDIQWSPDDSAIVIWDSPLEYKVLIYSPDGRCLFKYQAYESGLGVKSVSWSPYGQFLAVGSYDQMLRVLNHLTWKTFAEFMHLSTVRAPCCAAVFKEVDEPLQLDMSGLCLDDDFMGGSDAPGGHFKVRYEVMEVPITFPFQKPPADKPNPKQGIDMENSAVAAF comes from the exons atggaGTTCACTGAAGCTTATAAACAAACGGGTCCTTGCTGTTTTTCACCGAATGCTCGTTACATTGCGGTTGCTGTCGATTACCGTCTTATGATTCGGGATACACTCTCCTTCAAG GTTGTGCAGTTGTTTTCTTGCTTGGACAAGATAAGCTATATTGAATGGGCACTTGATTCTGAGTACATTCTTTGTGGTCTCTATAAAAGACCCATGAGACAGGCATGGTCACTCACCCAACCCGAATGGACATGCAAAATAGATGAAGGTCCTGCTGGTATTGCTTATGCAAGATGGAGCCCAGATAGCCGTCACATACTGACCACCTCGGAGTTTCAGCTGCGATTAACAGTTTGGTCCTTAGTGAACACAGCCTGCGTTCATGTACAATGGCCAAAGCATGGTTCCAAAGGAGTTTCATTTACTAAAGATGGAAAGTTTGCTGCTATCTGCACAAGGCGTGATTGTAAGGACTATATAAATTTGTTGTCCTGTCACTCTTGGGAGATAATGGGTGTTTTCGCCGTTGACACATTGGATATGACTGATATTCAGTGGTCACCGGATGACAGTGCAATAGTGATCTGGGATTCACCTCTTGAATATAAA GTTCTAATATATTCTCCAGATGGAAGGTGTCTCTTTAAGTATCAAGCATATGAAAGTGGACTGGGAGTAAAAAGTGTTTCATGGTCTCCCTATGGCCAGTTTCTTGCTGTGGGTAGTTATGATCAGATGCTACGAGTTCTAAACCACCTTACTTGGAAAACTTTTGCTGAGTTTATGCACCTATCAACCGTTCGTGCTCCTTGTTGTGCTGCCGTTTTCAAG GAGGTAGATGAGCCGTTGCAACTTGATATGTCTGGATTATGTTTGGACGATGACTTTATGGGAGGCTCTG ATGCCCCAGGCGGACACTTCAAAGTTAGATACGAGGTTATGGAAGTACCCATTACTTTTCCTTTCCAAAAGCCTCCTGCAGACAAACCTAACCCTAAACAAGGAATTG ATATGGAGAACAGTGCTGTTGCTGCCTTTTAA
- the LOC107892182 gene encoding WD repeat-containing protein WRAP73 isoform X3: protein MEFTEAYKQTGPCCFSPNARYIAVAVDYRLMIRDTLSFKVVQLFSCLDKISYIEWALDSEYILCGLYKRPMRQAWSLTQPEWTCKIDEGPAGIAYARWSPDSRHILTTSEFQLRLTVWSLVNTACVHVQWPKHGSKGVSFTKDGKFAAICTRRDCKDYINLLSCHSWEIMGVFAVDTLDMTDIQWSPDDSAIVIWDSPLEYKVLIYSPDGRCLFKYQAYESGLGVKSVSWSPYGQFLAVGSYDQMLRVLNHLTWKTFAEFMHLSTVRAPCCAAVFKEVDEPLQLDMSGLCLDDDFMGGSVY, encoded by the exons atggaGTTCACTGAAGCTTATAAACAAACGGGTCCTTGCTGTTTTTCACCGAATGCTCGTTACATTGCGGTTGCTGTCGATTACCGTCTTATGATTCGGGATACACTCTCCTTCAAG GTTGTGCAGTTGTTTTCTTGCTTGGACAAGATAAGCTATATTGAATGGGCACTTGATTCTGAGTACATTCTTTGTGGTCTCTATAAAAGACCCATGAGACAGGCATGGTCACTCACCCAACCCGAATGGACATGCAAAATAGATGAAGGTCCTGCTGGTATTGCTTATGCAAGATGGAGCCCAGATAGCCGTCACATACTGACCACCTCGGAGTTTCAGCTGCGATTAACAGTTTGGTCCTTAGTGAACACAGCCTGCGTTCATGTACAATGGCCAAAGCATGGTTCCAAAGGAGTTTCATTTACTAAAGATGGAAAGTTTGCTGCTATCTGCACAAGGCGTGATTGTAAGGACTATATAAATTTGTTGTCCTGTCACTCTTGGGAGATAATGGGTGTTTTCGCCGTTGACACATTGGATATGACTGATATTCAGTGGTCACCGGATGACAGTGCAATAGTGATCTGGGATTCACCTCTTGAATATAAA GTTCTAATATATTCTCCAGATGGAAGGTGTCTCTTTAAGTATCAAGCATATGAAAGTGGACTGGGAGTAAAAAGTGTTTCATGGTCTCCCTATGGCCAGTTTCTTGCTGTGGGTAGTTATGATCAGATGCTACGAGTTCTAAACCACCTTACTTGGAAAACTTTTGCTGAGTTTATGCACCTATCAACCGTTCGTGCTCCTTGTTGTGCTGCCGTTTTCAAG GAGGTAGATGAGCCGTTGCAACTTGATATGTCTGGATTATGTTTGGACGATGACTTTATGGGAGGCTCTG TTTATTAA
- the LOC107892182 gene encoding WD repeat-containing protein WRAP73 isoform X2 — MEFTEAYKQTGPCCFSPNARYIAVAVDYRLMIRDTLSFKVVQLFSCLDKISYIEWALDSEYILCGLYKRPMRQAWSLTQPEWTCKIDEGPAGIAYARWSPDSRHILTTSEFQLRLTVWSLVNTACVHVQWPKHGSKGVSFTKDGKFAAICTRRDCKDYINLLSCHSWEIMGVFAVDTLDMTDIQWSPDDSAIVIWDSPLEYKVLIYSPDGRCLFKYQAYESGLGVKSVSWSPYGQFLAVGSYDQMLRVLNHLTWKTFAEFMHLSTVRAPCCAAVFKEVDEPLQLDMSGLCLDDDFMGGSDAPGGHFKVRYEVMEVPITFPFQKPPADKPNPKQGIGTC; from the exons atggaGTTCACTGAAGCTTATAAACAAACGGGTCCTTGCTGTTTTTCACCGAATGCTCGTTACATTGCGGTTGCTGTCGATTACCGTCTTATGATTCGGGATACACTCTCCTTCAAG GTTGTGCAGTTGTTTTCTTGCTTGGACAAGATAAGCTATATTGAATGGGCACTTGATTCTGAGTACATTCTTTGTGGTCTCTATAAAAGACCCATGAGACAGGCATGGTCACTCACCCAACCCGAATGGACATGCAAAATAGATGAAGGTCCTGCTGGTATTGCTTATGCAAGATGGAGCCCAGATAGCCGTCACATACTGACCACCTCGGAGTTTCAGCTGCGATTAACAGTTTGGTCCTTAGTGAACACAGCCTGCGTTCATGTACAATGGCCAAAGCATGGTTCCAAAGGAGTTTCATTTACTAAAGATGGAAAGTTTGCTGCTATCTGCACAAGGCGTGATTGTAAGGACTATATAAATTTGTTGTCCTGTCACTCTTGGGAGATAATGGGTGTTTTCGCCGTTGACACATTGGATATGACTGATATTCAGTGGTCACCGGATGACAGTGCAATAGTGATCTGGGATTCACCTCTTGAATATAAA GTTCTAATATATTCTCCAGATGGAAGGTGTCTCTTTAAGTATCAAGCATATGAAAGTGGACTGGGAGTAAAAAGTGTTTCATGGTCTCCCTATGGCCAGTTTCTTGCTGTGGGTAGTTATGATCAGATGCTACGAGTTCTAAACCACCTTACTTGGAAAACTTTTGCTGAGTTTATGCACCTATCAACCGTTCGTGCTCCTTGTTGTGCTGCCGTTTTCAAG GAGGTAGATGAGCCGTTGCAACTTGATATGTCTGGATTATGTTTGGACGATGACTTTATGGGAGGCTCTG ATGCCCCAGGCGGACACTTCAAAGTTAGATACGAGGTTATGGAAGTACCCATTACTTTTCCTTTCCAAAAGCCTCCTGCAGACAAACCTAACCCTAAACAAGGAATTG GCACTTGTTGA